The following are from one region of the Haemophilus parainfluenzae genome:
- a CDS encoding elongation factor P hydroxylase: MEHKLEDIIAIFNQCFEEEYNTRLVKGGDEPIYIPANDEVPYNAIYFARGFYSSALHEIAHWLVAGKERRKLEDFGYWYEPDGRSEERQRDFEKVEVKPQALEWILATAAGFRYFASADNLNGNPGDTQPFKQAVYEQVKTYAEKGLPKRAETLRHALAQFYGTEDRIDLAKFDVTRI, from the coding sequence ATGGAACACAAACTTGAGGATATCATTGCGATTTTTAATCAATGTTTTGAAGAAGAATATAATACGCGATTGGTTAAAGGTGGGGATGAGCCGATTTACATTCCTGCAAATGATGAGGTGCCTTATAACGCCATTTACTTTGCGAGAGGCTTTTACAGCAGTGCATTACATGAAATTGCCCATTGGTTGGTGGCGGGGAAAGAGCGCCGTAAATTAGAAGATTTTGGCTATTGGTATGAGCCGGATGGTCGTTCTGAAGAACGTCAGCGTGATTTTGAAAAGGTGGAAGTGAAGCCTCAAGCGTTAGAATGGATTTTAGCCACAGCGGCAGGTTTTCGTTATTTTGCCAGTGCCGATAATTTGAATGGTAATCCAGGGGATACGCAACCATTTAAGCAAGCGGTATATGAACAAGTAAAAACCTATGCAGAAAAAGGCTTACCAAAACGTGCCGAAACCTTGCGTCATGCGTTGGCTCAATTTTATGGTACGGAAGACCGAATTGATTTAGCGAAGTTTGATGTTACTCGAATCTAA
- a CDS encoding ATP-binding cassette domain-containing protein, with protein METPKSGTIRNTFRKTGFLFQENRLPENLTAMQNIAIFMDKPDEGEIIALAAKVGLTAGDLNKYPTELSGGMAKRVAFLRLLLCGCDLALLDEPFVGLDRDLRDILVAMLVEKIERQGMACMLVTHDRFEVARLSHEIMLLSTKGMNV; from the coding sequence TTGGAAACGCCGAAATCGGGCACGATACGCAATACTTTCCGCAAAACGGGTTTTCTGTTTCAGGAAAACCGCCTGCCGGAAAACTTGACCGCGATGCAGAATATCGCTATTTTTATGGACAAACCCGATGAAGGCGAAATCATCGCGCTGGCGGCGAAAGTCGGGCTGACTGCGGGCGATTTGAACAAATATCCGACCGAATTGTCCGGCGGCATGGCGAAACGGGTAGCATTTTTGCGCCTGCTGCTGTGCGGCTGCGACCTTGCCTTGCTGGACGAGCCGTTCGTCGGTTTGGACCGCGATTTGCGCGATATTTTGGTCGCCATGCTGGTGGAAAAAATCGAGCGGCAGGGCATGGCGTGTATGCTAGTAACGCACGACCGCTTCGAAGTCGCACGCCTGAGCCATGAAATCATGCTGCTTTCCACTAAGGGCATGAACGTGTAA
- a CDS encoding phage major capsid protein, P2 family, with protein sequence MNKFTQQKFQAYIEGVAQDNGEDVVFVANGGQFTVTPTMQQKLENAVLESSDFLKRINVVPVTEMKGAALRLGVLSPVASRTDTNTKARETTDIHNLQENLYSCEQTNFDTHLNYATLDSWAKFPDFAARIGNLKAQRIALDRIMIGWNGTSVAATTDRTSNPLLQDVNKGWLVQIEEKATARVMKEAKSGTGKIEIGEGKEYKNLDALVFALKEDFIPDQYRDDTKLVAIMGSDLLADKYFPLINQSKPSEQAAGNIVISQKRVGGLQAVSVPFFPKGTVLVTSLDNLSIYVQDERMRRHLKDAPERNRVEDYLSSNEAYVVENYEAVAMAKNITVLDAPTHA encoded by the coding sequence ATGAATAAATTTACCCAACAAAAATTCCAAGCTTACATTGAAGGTGTCGCACAAGATAACGGCGAAGATGTGGTATTTGTTGCAAATGGCGGGCAATTCACCGTCACACCAACAATGCAGCAAAAGCTTGAAAATGCAGTGCTTGAAAGTTCCGATTTCTTAAAGCGCATCAATGTTGTGCCTGTTACTGAAATGAAAGGTGCCGCATTGCGTTTAGGCGTACTTTCCCCTGTTGCAAGCCGCACAGATACCAACACCAAAGCACGTGAAACCACGGACATTCACAATTTGCAAGAAAACTTATATTCGTGCGAACAAACCAACTTTGACACGCATTTAAACTATGCAACGTTAGACAGTTGGGCGAAATTCCCTGACTTTGCGGCGCGAATCGGTAACTTAAAAGCACAGCGAATTGCATTAGACCGTATCATGATCGGTTGGAACGGTACAAGCGTGGCGGCAACAACCGACCGCACATCAAATCCATTATTGCAAGACGTGAACAAAGGTTGGTTAGTTCAAATCGAAGAAAAAGCCACTGCACGTGTGATGAAAGAAGCGAAAAGCGGCACAGGCAAAATCGAAATCGGTGAAGGTAAAGAATATAAAAATCTTGATGCATTAGTCTTTGCATTAAAAGAAGATTTCATTCCTGACCAATACCGTGACGACACAAAACTTGTAGCGATTATGGGTAGCGATTTATTAGCGGACAAATACTTCCCGCTTATCAACCAATCAAAACCAAGTGAACAAGCAGCGGGCAACATTGTAATCAGCCAAAAACGAGTTGGCGGCTTACAAGCCGTAAGCGTGCCATTCTTCCCTAAAGGCACTGTGTTAGTGACATCACTTGACAACTTGTCAATCTATGTGCAAGACGAACGTATGCGCCGTCACTTAAAAGACGCGCCGGAACGCAACCGTGTGGAAGATTACTTGTCATCCAATGAAGCTTATGTGGTTGAAAACTACGAAGCAGTGGCGATGGCGAAAAACATCACCGTTCTTGATGCACCAACTCACGCGTAA
- the gpM gene encoding phage terminase small subunit: MRPTKRHFLEVSAAIANAAETEDLSDFTEYEKMCRILARHRKDLKNIQSTERKAAFKKQILPDYLPWITGALSAGTGKQDNVLMTWCVWAIDCGEYHLALQIADYAVFHDLRLPEPFTRTLGTLLAEEFADQAKTAQAANQPFEVSYLEQVQRITAECDMPDESRARLLRELGLLLVEKNPEQALQYLERALGLDQKVGVKGDIKKLRKKLSKADE, encoded by the coding sequence ATGCGACCAACTAAACGTCACTTTCTCGAAGTTTCTGCCGCTATCGCTAATGCGGCAGAAACCGAAGATCTAAGCGACTTCACGGAATACGAAAAAATGTGCCGTATTCTTGCGAGACATCGAAAGGATTTGAAAAACATCCAATCGACAGAACGCAAAGCCGCATTTAAAAAGCAAATTTTGCCTGACTATCTGCCATGGATTACAGGAGCGTTATCTGCCGGAACAGGCAAACAAGATAATGTCTTGATGACATGGTGCGTGTGGGCGATTGACTGTGGGGAATATCACCTTGCCTTGCAGATTGCTGATTATGCCGTATTCCATGATTTGCGTTTACCTGAACCGTTCACCAGAACACTTGGCACATTATTGGCGGAAGAATTTGCCGACCAAGCAAAAACCGCACAAGCCGCCAATCAGCCATTCGAAGTGTCGTACTTAGAGCAAGTACAACGTATCACCGCTGAATGTGACATGCCAGATGAAAGCCGTGCGCGATTGTTGCGTGAATTAGGCTTGTTATTGGTTGAAAAGAACCCTGAACAAGCCTTGCAATATCTCGAACGTGCTTTAGGGTTAGATCAGAAAGTTGGCGTGAAAGGCGACATTAAAAAATTACGCAAAAAATTAAGCAAAGCCGATGAATAA
- a CDS encoding terminase large subunit domain-containing protein, with translation MDEQVINQASPDVTAEIKRKAQQMYFSGYKIAEIARQLDIAASTISSWKDREKWDDVAPVGRVELALETRLNLLIAKEEKSGSDYKEIDLLGRQMERMARVKKYSFGDGNEVDLNPKLANRNKGERKKAEQNAIDQEQEELLINGFLDGMFNYQRVWHKAKENRIRNILKSRQIGATYYFAHEAFIDALTTGHNQIFLSASKKQALQFRSYIVNYAKQTADVDLKGETIKLPNGAELIFLGTNSATAQSYHGNLYFDEVFWVPKFDVMRKVASGMAAQKMYRQTYFSTPTTIAHPAYAFFSGKAFNKNRAKADKVEIDISHENLKSGKLCADRQWKQIVTINDAMEGGCNLFNIDDLIAENSKEEFEQLFLCQFADDNTSAFKFADLQLCQVDSLEEWHDYKPFYQRPFGNREVWLGYDPAFTGDRAALAIIAPPKVEGGDYRVLHWQTFHGMDYEAQASRIKSFCDDYNVARIVIDKTGMGSGVFQEVKKFYPMAIGLDYNADLKNEMVLKTQNLIQKRRLKFDGNEIITSFMTVKKRITGTGKITYVSDRSEDASHGDLSWAIMNCILNVPYGLNGDVSSNQSTIFTFE, from the coding sequence ATGGACGAACAAGTTATCAATCAAGCTTCGCCCGATGTGACGGCGGAAATAAAACGAAAAGCACAACAGATGTATTTTAGCGGTTATAAAATCGCTGAAATTGCTCGTCAGCTTGATATTGCCGCGTCCACGATTTCCAGTTGGAAAGATCGCGAAAAATGGGATGATGTCGCCCCTGTTGGGCGGGTGGAATTAGCCCTAGAAACAAGATTGAATTTACTGATTGCGAAAGAAGAAAAAAGCGGATCAGACTATAAAGAAATTGATTTGCTCGGTCGCCAAATGGAACGCATGGCGAGAGTGAAAAAATATTCTTTCGGTGATGGCAATGAAGTGGATTTAAACCCAAAACTTGCCAATCGAAACAAAGGCGAACGGAAGAAAGCAGAACAAAATGCCATTGATCAGGAACAAGAAGAATTGTTGATCAATGGCTTTCTTGATGGGATGTTTAATTATCAGCGAGTTTGGCATAAAGCGAAAGAAAACCGCATCAGAAATATTTTAAAAAGCCGACAAATCGGGGCAACTTACTATTTCGCCCATGAAGCCTTTATTGATGCATTGACGACTGGACACAATCAAATCTTTTTGTCTGCCAGTAAAAAACAGGCGTTGCAGTTCCGCTCTTACATTGTGAACTATGCCAAGCAAACGGCTGATGTAGATTTAAAAGGCGAAACCATCAAACTGCCAAATGGGGCAGAATTGATTTTTCTTGGCACGAACTCCGCCACGGCTCAATCGTATCACGGCAATTTATATTTTGATGAAGTGTTTTGGGTGCCTAAATTTGATGTGATGCGTAAAGTGGCATCAGGTATGGCGGCGCAAAAGATGTATCGCCAAACGTATTTTTCAACGCCGACCACGATTGCCCATCCTGCTTATGCGTTTTTCTCTGGAAAAGCATTTAATAAAAATCGGGCCAAGGCTGACAAAGTTGAAATTGACATTTCGCACGAGAATTTAAAAAGCGGGAAACTTTGTGCTGACCGCCAATGGAAGCAGATTGTTACCATTAATGATGCGATGGAAGGTGGGTGCAACCTATTCAATATTGATGACCTGATCGCAGAAAACAGCAAAGAAGAATTTGAACAGTTGTTTTTATGCCAGTTCGCGGATGATAACACGTCGGCGTTTAAATTTGCCGACTTGCAACTTTGCCAAGTGGATAGTTTAGAAGAATGGCATGATTACAAGCCATTCTATCAACGCCCATTCGGTAATCGTGAAGTGTGGTTAGGTTATGACCCCGCCTTTACTGGCGACCGTGCAGCGTTGGCGATTATTGCCCCGCCTAAAGTGGAAGGCGGTGATTATCGTGTTTTGCATTGGCAAACATTTCACGGCATGGATTATGAAGCACAAGCGAGCAGAATTAAAAGTTTCTGTGATGATTACAATGTCGCCCGCATTGTGATTGATAAAACTGGGATGGGTTCAGGCGTATTCCAAGAAGTTAAAAAATTCTATCCAATGGCAATCGGTCTTGATTACAACGCCGATCTAAAAAATGAGATGGTATTAAAAACGCAAAACTTAATTCAGAAACGCCGCCTTAAATTTGATGGAAACGAAATCATCACCAGTTTTATGACAGTCAAAAAACGGATTACCGGAACAGGGAAGATTACTTATGTATCTGACCGTTCAGAAGATGCAAGCCATGGCGACTTATCATGGGCAATTATGAACTGCATTTTAAATGTGCCTTATGGTTTAAACGGCGATGTGTCAAGTAACCAATCAACCATTTTCACTTTTGAATAG
- a CDS encoding GlxA family transcriptional regulator has protein sequence MNKPTVALIVYEQMMPIHFAMAYSVFSMSDLNGKPLFDCKIVSDSDNLTNSLFHIHLDGGLEWLENADIVVMTGWHDTQVMPSEALLRALRQAYQRGATVVGLCYGAYVLACSGLLNGKKATTHWLGDSDFTNRFPQVKWDLNPIYLEQDRLITSAGTAASMDCCLSIVRKLYGVKIANHIARMLVIPPHREGGQAQFIERPISRSTPNHNINALLAYLNENLTALHSTDSLAERLSMSRSTFTRHFRKATGMSLNQWLIEARLQRARELLESTDLSITDIAEQSGFHSDTALRQHFLKKHKISPNRWRKQFQIEDV, from the coding sequence ATGAATAAACCCACAGTTGCTTTGATTGTGTATGAACAAATGATGCCCATTCATTTTGCAATGGCATATTCCGTTTTTTCTATGTCGGATTTAAACGGCAAGCCGTTATTTGACTGTAAAATCGTTAGCGATTCGGACAACCTGACAAACTCGCTATTTCACATACATTTAGATGGTGGTTTAGAATGGTTAGAGAATGCCGATATTGTTGTGATGACTGGATGGCATGATACTCAAGTGATGCCGAGTGAGGCTTTATTAAGGGCGTTACGGCAAGCATATCAACGTGGTGCGACAGTGGTGGGTTTATGTTATGGTGCCTATGTGTTAGCGTGCAGTGGTCTACTTAACGGCAAAAAAGCAACCACACATTGGTTGGGAGATAGTGATTTTACTAATCGTTTTCCGCAGGTGAAATGGGATTTAAATCCTATTTATTTGGAACAAGATCGACTGATTACCTCAGCAGGAACGGCAGCTTCCATGGATTGTTGCCTTTCTATTGTTCGTAAATTATATGGTGTGAAAATTGCCAATCATATTGCCCGAATGCTGGTTATCCCCCCTCATCGTGAAGGCGGACAAGCACAATTTATCGAACGCCCTATTTCTCGTTCCACACCTAATCATAATATCAATGCGTTGCTTGCTTATTTAAATGAAAATCTGACCGCTCTTCATTCGACTGATAGTCTTGCCGAACGTTTGTCAATGAGCCGTAGCACTTTCACCCGACATTTTCGCAAAGCAACCGGAATGTCATTAAATCAATGGTTAATTGAAGCAAGGCTACAACGAGCAAGAGAGCTTTTGGAAAGCACAGATTTATCTATCACTGACATTGCAGAACAAAGTGGATTTCATAGCGATACCGCCTTGCGTCAGCACTTCTTGAAAAAACATAAGATTTCACCGAATCGCTGGCGTAAGCAGTTTCAAATTGAGGATGTTTAG
- a CDS encoding NAD(P)H-dependent oxidoreductase: MNILLLDGGKDFGHSHGELNHTLHKKAKEVLTALGHNVQETVIDAGYDVEAEIEKFLWMDAVIWQMPGWWMHEPWTVKKYIDEVLTAGHGKLYHSDGRHRVNPTEGYGTGGLLQGKKHMLSLTWNAPIEAFTREGDFFEGKGVDALYMHFHKLNEFIGLTRLPTFLCNDVIKNPQVEQYLADYQAHLEKVFG; this comes from the coding sequence ATGAATATTTTATTATTAGACGGTGGTAAAGATTTCGGACATTCACATGGCGAGTTGAACCACACACTTCACAAAAAAGCGAAAGAAGTTTTGACCGCACTTGGACACAATGTACAAGAAACCGTGATTGATGCCGGCTATGATGTTGAAGCAGAAATCGAAAAATTCTTGTGGATGGATGCCGTGATTTGGCAGATGCCAGGTTGGTGGATGCACGAACCTTGGACAGTGAAAAAATACATAGACGAAGTATTAACCGCTGGACACGGTAAGCTTTACCACAGTGATGGCCGCCATCGTGTCAATCCGACTGAAGGCTACGGCACAGGTGGCTTATTACAAGGCAAAAAACACATGCTCTCACTTACCTGGAATGCGCCGATTGAAGCCTTTACCCGCGAAGGTGACTTCTTTGAAGGCAAAGGCGTGGATGCGTTATACATGCACTTCCACAAACTCAACGAATTCATCGGTTTGACTCGTCTGCCAACATTCTTATGTAACGATGTGATTAAAAATCCACAAGTAGAACAATACTTAGCAGACTACCAAGCACATTTGGAAAAAGTATTCGGTTAA
- a CDS encoding phage portal protein, producing MSKKTKKSTALSTGNQAQAFSFGEPIPVLDRAEVLNYFESVLMYEKYYNPPINLSYLAKALNASAHHNSAITVKKNILLSTCKTTALLPRTQLEKLVQDYLVFGNAYLEKVENTFGKVIALKSPLAKYMRVGVKKGIFYQIVNGFDEYEFPKDAVFNLINPDVNQEIYGVPEYLAALQSAFLNESATLFRRKYYLNGAHAGSIIYMTDPTQNKDDIEAIKTQIRQTKGTGNFKNLFVYIPNGKKDGMQVIPLSDAVAKDDFLNIKNASRDDVLAAHRVPPQLMGIVPNNTGGFGDVEKATRVFFINEIIPLQERLKEINSWVGEEVITFTEYKLLQ from the coding sequence ATGAGCAAAAAAACAAAAAAATCAACCGCACTTTCAACGGGAAATCAAGCACAGGCGTTCAGCTTTGGTGAACCTATTCCCGTGCTTGACCGTGCAGAAGTATTGAATTATTTCGAAAGCGTGTTGATGTATGAGAAATATTACAACCCGCCAATTAATTTAAGTTATCTTGCCAAAGCCTTAAATGCATCTGCACATCATAACAGTGCGATCACGGTGAAGAAAAACATTTTGCTTTCTACCTGTAAAACGACTGCACTTTTACCACGCACGCAGTTAGAAAAACTGGTGCAAGATTACTTAGTATTCGGTAATGCTTACCTTGAAAAAGTTGAAAACACATTCGGGAAAGTGATTGCGTTAAAATCGCCCCTTGCAAAATATATGCGCGTTGGCGTGAAGAAAGGCATTTTTTATCAGATAGTTAATGGCTTTGATGAATATGAATTCCCGAAAGATGCAGTGTTTAATCTGATCAACCCTGATGTGAACCAAGAGATTTACGGCGTGCCGGAATATTTAGCGGCATTACAATCGGCTTTCTTAAATGAAAGTGCGACATTGTTCCGTCGCAAATATTATTTGAACGGTGCGCATGCGGGGTCGATTATTTACATGACTGACCCAACACAAAACAAAGACGATATTGAAGCAATCAAAACACAAATCCGTCAAACAAAAGGCACTGGCAACTTTAAGAATTTGTTTGTGTATATTCCAAATGGCAAAAAAGACGGGATGCAAGTCATTCCATTGTCTGATGCAGTGGCGAAAGATGACTTTTTGAATATCAAAAATGCAAGCCGTGATGATGTATTGGCGGCCCATCGTGTGCCACCGCAATTAATGGGGATTGTGCCTAATAACACAGGCGGCTTTGGTGACGTAGAGAAAGCAACGCGAGTATTTTTTATCAATGAGATTATCCCACTGCAAGAACGCTTGAAAGAGATTAACAGTTGGGTAGGGGAAGAAGTGATCACGTTTACAGAATACAAATTACTACAATAG
- a CDS encoding MBL fold metallo-hydrolase, giving the protein MNLKSLINTTALAISANTFAVDLASKNTDSYQHIRNATGRLNYAGKTFLIDPMLAEKGRYAGFEGTLNSHLRNPLVELPMKAEDTFKDVDAIILTHTHEDHWDEVAQKILPKSIKIFVQHERDGDLLKAQGFTNITSLSLEKPVEFEGIILNKTGGSHGTTEMYAVPQLAEILDEAMGVTFQAKGHPTVYLVGDTVWTAEVNKAINRYKPDVMIMNTGDARTLAFPNDGIIMGLQDVAHARQMLPNTKLITVHMDAVNHMSVYRKDLRQFVQANKLENVVIPEDGETVKF; this is encoded by the coding sequence ATGAACTTAAAATCCTTAATTAACACTACAGCATTGGCTATTAGCGCAAATACTTTCGCTGTAGATCTTGCCTCTAAAAACACTGATAGCTACCAACATATCCGCAATGCTACTGGTCGCCTGAACTATGCAGGGAAAACTTTTTTAATTGACCCGATGCTTGCTGAAAAAGGACGTTATGCAGGCTTTGAAGGAACATTAAATAGCCATTTGCGTAATCCACTTGTGGAATTACCGATGAAAGCAGAAGATACTTTCAAAGATGTTGATGCCATTATTTTGACTCATACACATGAAGATCATTGGGATGAGGTTGCACAAAAAATTTTACCTAAATCCATCAAAATTTTTGTGCAACATGAACGGGATGGCGACTTACTCAAAGCGCAAGGTTTTACTAACATAACCAGTTTATCGCTAGAAAAACCGGTGGAGTTCGAAGGTATTATTTTAAATAAAACCGGCGGTTCTCACGGCACAACGGAAATGTACGCTGTGCCACAATTGGCTGAGATTTTAGATGAGGCGATGGGCGTAACATTCCAAGCGAAAGGTCATCCAACGGTGTACTTGGTTGGTGACACAGTTTGGACTGCCGAAGTAAACAAAGCCATTAATCGTTATAAACCTGATGTAATGATTATGAACACAGGTGATGCGCGTACCTTAGCTTTTCCGAATGACGGCATTATTATGGGGTTACAAGATGTTGCTCATGCTCGCCAAATGCTACCAAATACAAAACTTATCACGGTGCACATGGATGCGGTAAACCATATGTCCGTTTACCGTAAGGATTTACGCCAATTTGTCCAAGCAAACAAGCTTGAAAATGTAGTAATTCCAGAAGATGGTGAAACAGTGAAGTTTTAA
- a CDS encoding CadD family cadmium resistance transporter, which yields MFSTVITAAVLYIATAVDLLVILLIFFARANTRKEYRDIYIGQYLGSVILILVSLFLAFVLNYVPEKWVLGLLGLIPIYLGIKVAIYDDCEGEKRAKKELDEKGLSKLVGIVALVTVASCGADNIGLFVPYFVTLDLVDLLVTLLVFLILIFVLVYTAQRLANISGVGEIIEKFSRWIMAVIYIGLGLFIIIENNTIQTIISII from the coding sequence ATGTTTTCGACTGTGATTACTGCTGCTGTTTTATATATTGCTACAGCAGTAGATTTGTTGGTAATACTATTAATATTTTTTGCTAGAGCAAATACTAGAAAAGAATATCGAGATATTTATATCGGACAATATTTAGGTTCTGTAATTTTAATATTAGTTAGTTTATTTCTAGCTTTTGTTTTGAATTATGTTCCGGAAAAATGGGTGTTGGGTTTATTAGGTTTAATACCGATTTACTTAGGTATTAAAGTTGCTATTTACGACGATTGTGAGGGCGAAAAAAGAGCTAAAAAAGAATTGGATGAAAAAGGGTTGTCAAAATTAGTCGGTATTGTTGCTTTGGTTACAGTTGCTAGTTGTGGTGCAGATAATATTGGACTTTTTGTTCCTTACTTTGTAACTTTAGATCTTGTCGACTTATTAGTTACTCTTCTTGTATTTTTAATATTGATTTTTGTTTTAGTATATACAGCACAAAGATTGGCTAATATTTCAGGTGTTGGTGAAATTATAGAGAAGTTTAGTCGTTGGATAATGGCTGTTATTTATATTGGTTTAGGGTTATTTATTATTATTGAAAATAATACAATTCAAACAATAATATCAATAATATGA
- a CDS encoding head completion/stabilization protein — MSDGAISIKLAPDYEMGAVQKQLEDYGTGEDIIRNDDFFPDISLSDFRNQYRADGTVTEQRLQDALIEAIASVNDELSTFKAQSEHHFLEQIPAPSVNGESVLIYRYKRAVNCLALANLYERYASYDSTNDGEKKMDLLKDSINELRRDARFAISDIIGKRRVDAELI; from the coding sequence ATGTCAGACGGTGCAATCTCAATCAAACTCGCCCCCGATTATGAAATGGGCGCAGTGCAAAAACAACTGGAAGATTACGGAACAGGCGAAGATATTATTCGAAACGATGATTTTTTTCCTGATATTTCTCTTTCTGATTTTCGCAATCAATATCGTGCAGACGGCACAGTCACCGAACAACGCTTGCAAGATGCATTGATTGAAGCCATCGCCAGTGTAAATGATGAATTATCTACATTCAAAGCACAAAGCGAACATCACTTCCTTGAACAAATTCCCGCACCATCAGTCAACGGCGAAAGCGTGTTGATTTATCGCTATAAACGCGCGGTGAACTGTTTGGCACTGGCTAACCTTTACGAGCGTTACGCAAGCTATGACAGCACCAATGATGGCGAAAAGAAAATGGATTTACTCAAAGACAGCATCAACGAATTAAGACGAGATGCACGCTTTGCCATTAGCGACATTATCGGCAAAAGACGGGTCGATGCGGAGTTAATTTGA
- a CDS encoding GPO family capsid scaffolding protein: MAKKSKWVVVATEGATTDGRTIQRNWIEEMAESYDPKNTYGARINLDHIKFSVYLPELANAHCFGDVLAVKAEEREDGKLQLLAELQPTDALIALNKEGQKVYTSVEIDTNFADTGKAYLVGLAVTDNPASLGTEMLSFSHNGLNARKLKAENIFTAAVETELEFVEEVEKSPSVLEKIKALFAKKEKSDDERFADQSSAIELLAEQQKDILEKLTALQGDFANQQADIEEMKAGNEEIHATFEELKQKPAQAENSRPLVYGEQPETDGRFF, from the coding sequence ATGGCAAAAAAATCTAAATGGGTAGTTGTCGCAACAGAAGGGGCAACAACTGACGGCCGCACAATTCAGCGCAACTGGATTGAAGAAATGGCTGAAAGTTATGATCCAAAAAACACCTACGGCGCTCGCATCAATCTTGACCACATCAAATTTTCTGTCTATCTCCCTGAACTTGCCAATGCTCATTGCTTTGGTGACGTCTTAGCCGTGAAAGCAGAAGAACGTGAAGATGGCAAGTTACAGCTTTTAGCCGAACTGCAACCAACTGATGCACTCATTGCCTTAAATAAAGAAGGTCAAAAAGTTTACACATCAGTTGAAATTGACACCAATTTTGCAGACACAGGCAAGGCATACTTAGTCGGTTTAGCTGTAACGGATAATCCGGCAAGCTTAGGCACAGAAATGTTAAGTTTCTCGCACAATGGCTTAAATGCCCGCAAATTAAAAGCGGAAAACATCTTCACCGCTGCAGTTGAAACAGAATTGGAATTTGTTGAAGAAGTAGAAAAAAGCCCATCTGTGTTGGAAAAAATCAAAGCGTTATTTGCGAAAAAAGAAAAATCGGATGATGAACGCTTTGCAGACCAATCAAGTGCCATTGAGCTTTTAGCCGAGCAACAAAAAGACATCTTGGAAAAATTGACCGCACTTCAAGGCGATTTTGCAAATCAACAAGCCGACATTGAAGAAATGAAAGCGGGCAATGAAGAAATTCATGCAACGTTTGAAGAACTCAAACAAAAGCCGGCACAAGCCGAAAACTCCCGCCCATTAGTTTATGGTGAACAACCTGAAACTGACGGCCGCTTCTTTTAA